CCGAATATCCTGGCCAGCACCATCATGGGTGGCAGGATGGCCAGCATAAAGAGGGTCAGTTTCACCGAGGTGAGGGCCAGCAGGACGGTCCCTCCGATGATAATAACGATCTGCCTGATAAACTCGGCCAGGGTGGTGGTCAGCGTTTCCTGCAGCAGCGCCACATCTGCAGAGATCCGGCTGTTAAGCTCACCCACTCGTCTAAGTTCAAAAAAACGAATGGGCAGTTTAATAAGATGATTATAGGTAGAACCCCTTAAGGATGCCAGGGATTTTTCAGTGACATTCACAAAGAGAATCACCCGGAAATAAGAAAATACCGACTGGATGAGGATAAGGATCCCGAGTAAAAGCGCAGTTTGATTGATGGCCTGCTCCAGCGAACCTTCATTTCCGGAATTCACCAGGTCTCCGAGCAATTTGGGGAAAGCCAGGCTGGTAAGGCTGGATCCCAGCAGAAAGAACATGCCCAGCAGGTATTCCCCCTGGAATGGACGTATATAACTATATAGTTTTAAGGAGTTTCGGAGGCCTTCGCGTGTGATCTTTCTTTTGGGTGGCTCTGCCATAGAATACTCATATTTTAACGACCATCTTACCTTTGTTCCTGCCCTCAAAGAGATCCAGGAAAGCCTGCGGGATCAAATCAAAACCCTCCACCAGGGTTTCTGCATGCCGCAGTTTACCTTCGGTCAGCCAGCCCGATAATTGGACCAAGGCTCCGGGAAATCCAGCCTCATAATCATTTACAATAAACCCCTGCATCAGGGCACTGTTGCGTACCAGAAATGGCTGAACGCTAATGCTCTGGGGCAGAGAGCTTGCGTTATAAACCGAAATGGCCCCGCATACCACGATTCTGGCAAAGCGATTGATTTTCACCAGGACCGCATCTGAAATCTCACCTCCCACATTATCGAAATACACATCCACTCCATCGGGACAGGCAGTGGCTATGGCTTTTCTCATGTTCCGGGTGCTTCTGTAATTGATAGCTGCATCAAAGCCGAATTCAGAGGTGAGCATCCCGGCCTTTTCATCCGATCCGGCGATACCAACCACGCGGCAGCCACGGATTTTCGCAATCTGGCCTGCCACGCTCCCCACTGCACCTGCAGCGCCAGAAACCACCACGGTCTCCCCTTTTTTTGGCTTCCCGATTTCGGACAAACCCAGGTAGGCCGTAAGACCCGTCATTCCCAAAACTCCCAGATAAGCGGAAAGCGGGGCTTTATCCGCATCCACCTTATGCAGACCCTGACCATCGGATGCCAGATATTCCTTCCACTCCAGCATTCCGGAAACATAATCCCCTTCGATAAATCCGGGGTGCTTTGATTCAATCACCTGAGCAATTACCCCGGAGCGAATGGCTTTGTCCAGTTCAAACGGAGCCACATAGGATTTCGCATCGTTCATCCGGCCTCTCAGATAGGGGTCCACAGACACAAAGCCTGTCTTTAACATGACTTCCCCTGCACGTATAACCGGCATGGCTTCCCTGACAAATTTGAAATCCGAAAGCAGGGGCTTTCCCTTTGGTCTTTTAGCTAGCAATATGGCTCGATTCATCAGTCTTTTCCCATTTTTTGAATGATATCCGAGGGTACAATCTGCATGTCGGGCAGGGATGTGGCCAGATTAATCATGGCAGCGGCTATGCAGGAGGCCTCAATGGCCCTGTATTTCCTGAACCTTCCCAGAAGGAAGGGATGGGACAGTTTCAGCAGGACTGCTCCCAGGCTCTCTCCGAACCTCCTCTCCTCTCTTTGTCCCAAAATCAGTGAAGGACGCAGAAGGTAGGTATGGGAGATTTGTTGATCCAAAACAGCCTGCTCCATCTCTCCTTTGGTCCTGCTGTAAAAGATTTTACTTCCGGGGTTCGCCCCAATCGCCGAGATCACCACCATAGTGGGTATCCTGTTCACTCGGGCCAGTCTGGAGGCGGCCACAGGAATCCCGTAATCAATGGCGCGGTAGACCGCCCTGTCTTTGGTTTTCACCGAAGTGGTTCCCACACAGACAAAAACCTCATCGGCCCTGAAATTTTCCTGGAAGTCTTCCAGCTGAAGCACATCGCCCAGATGCTCTTTGACTTTGGGAGAGCGGATTCCGGAAGCCCTTCTGGAAAATAGTTTTATGCTTGCATAGCGGTCATCTGCAATTAATTTTTTTACAAGCAAGCTTCCTGTCAATCCAGTGCTTCCCAATACTATGGCTGTCTTCTGATCTTTCATATCCGGGAAATTCAGTCCTTTAGTACCTGGGACATTACTCATAACAAGCGGAAGTGAAAATAGTTTTTGATCCTTCATTTGACTTGCAAGGCAAAAGGCGGTAAATTGCAATAAACCATCGACCCAAGATGCCCGGCAGCCTCAACCGGCGATATCCATGTTGAAAGGAACTATTTACACCACATTATGGTAGAAAAGATCAGACAGTTTTTTTTAAGCATCATCGGAATCATCACCTTTGCCTTCGTTTTTTATCTGGTGTTTCGGGACGATCAGAAAT
The genomic region above belongs to Bacteroidales bacterium and contains:
- a CDS encoding NADP-dependent oxidoreductase; protein product: MNRAILLAKRPKGKPLLSDFKFVREAMPVIRAGEVMLKTGFVSVDPYLRGRMNDAKSYVAPFELDKAIRSGVIAQVIESKHPGFIEGDYVSGMLEWKEYLASDGQGLHKVDADKAPLSAYLGVLGMTGLTAYLGLSEIGKPKKGETVVVSGAAGAVGSVAGQIAKIRGCRVVGIAGSDEKAGMLTSEFGFDAAINYRSTRNMRKAIATACPDGVDVYFDNVGGEISDAVLVKINRFARIVVCGAISVYNASSLPQSISVQPFLVRNSALMQGFIVNDYEAGFPGALVQLSGWLTEGKLRHAETLVEGFDLIPQAFLDLFEGRNKGKMVVKI
- a CDS encoding NAD(P)H-binding protein, whose product is MKDQKTAIVLGSTGLTGSLLVKKLIADDRYASIKLFSRRASGIRSPKVKEHLGDVLQLEDFQENFRADEVFVCVGTTSVKTKDRAVYRAIDYGIPVAASRLARVNRIPTMVVISAIGANPGSKIFYSRTKGEMEQAVLDQQISHTYLLRPSLILGQREERRFGESLGAVLLKLSHPFLLGRFRKYRAIEASCIAAAMINLATSLPDMQIVPSDIIQKMGKD